The following proteins are encoded in a genomic region of Streptomyces lunaelactis:
- a CDS encoding GNAT family N-acetyltransferase, with protein sequence MVDVAALVEVSADPALRQWTSSPVENDADGARWVQAQQRGWAAGDRFGFAVLEAQPESTHGQLVGNVVLKEITSGKPSAEVGYWTAAHARGRGVAPRALEVLTGWAFDTFAADGLERLELLHQEDNLASCRVAQKSGYDFDRVLPAAPPSFPLDGHLHIRRTDA encoded by the coding sequence GTGGTGGACGTTGCCGCACTGGTTGAGGTGTCCGCGGATCCCGCTTTGCGCCAATGGACAAGCTCTCCCGTGGAGAACGATGCTGACGGGGCGCGGTGGGTGCAGGCCCAGCAGCGGGGTTGGGCGGCAGGAGACAGGTTCGGCTTCGCAGTCCTTGAAGCACAACCCGAGTCAACTCACGGGCAGTTGGTCGGCAACGTGGTCCTCAAGGAAATCACGTCCGGCAAACCGTCAGCCGAGGTGGGCTACTGGACCGCGGCGCACGCTCGCGGGCGGGGTGTGGCCCCCCGCGCTCTGGAGGTTCTCACCGGCTGGGCCTTCGACACCTTCGCGGCCGACGGGCTGGAACGTCTCGAACTCCTTCATCAGGAGGACAACCTGGCATCGTGCCGCGTTGCGCAGAAGAGCGGCTACGACTTCGACAGAGTCCTGCCCGCAGCACCGCCCTCCTTCCCTCTCGATGGCCATCTGCACATACGACGCACGGATGCCTGA
- a CDS encoding nucleotidyltransferase domain-containing protein has protein sequence MDRLVEIANRLTDVSGVVGVCLGGSRARGTHRPDSDFDLGLYYRPPLDTATLRLLAAELTGGSVEVTEPGGWGTWVDGGAWLTVDGHRVDWIYRDLDRVHRIWQECQAGHYEVGTQAGHPLGVYSHAYVGEVALARILADPSGELRGLQQETHSYPKPLREALIAHAQWEVPFTLSIARKGMADGDAFYIAGSLFRAVGLLVQALHAHAGSWVLNEKGAVQAAGELPAAPLDFAARAHGLFSVPGTAPDALAAALDAADGLAAEVCGQLAS, from the coding sequence GTGGATCGCTTGGTGGAGATCGCGAATCGACTGACCGACGTCAGCGGAGTTGTCGGGGTGTGCCTGGGAGGCAGCCGGGCGAGGGGAACGCACCGTCCGGACTCCGACTTTGACCTGGGCCTGTACTACCGGCCGCCGTTGGATACCGCCACCCTGCGTCTGCTCGCGGCCGAGCTGACCGGCGGATCAGTTGAGGTAACTGAGCCGGGCGGGTGGGGAACGTGGGTGGACGGCGGCGCCTGGCTGACCGTCGACGGCCACCGCGTGGACTGGATCTACCGCGACCTGGACCGGGTACACCGCATCTGGCAGGAGTGCCAGGCGGGGCATTACGAGGTGGGAACCCAGGCCGGCCACCCACTGGGGGTGTACTCCCACGCCTATGTCGGCGAGGTAGCCCTTGCGCGCATCCTCGCCGACCCCAGCGGTGAGCTGCGGGGCTTGCAGCAGGAAACTCACAGCTATCCGAAGCCGCTGCGCGAAGCGCTCATCGCCCATGCACAATGGGAGGTCCCGTTCACCTTGTCCATTGCCCGCAAGGGCATGGCCGACGGTGACGCCTTCTATATCGCCGGCAGCCTCTTCCGTGCGGTTGGGCTTCTCGTGCAGGCCCTCCACGCTCACGCCGGGAGCTGGGTGCTGAACGAAAAAGGGGCAGTCCAGGCCGCTGGAGAACTTCCGGCCGCTCCCCTGGATTTCGCCGCGCGGGCCCACGGGCTGTTTTCCGTGCCAGGCACTGCCCCGGACGCACTCGCGGCTGCGCTTGATGCCGCCGACGGGCTGGCCGCCGAGGTATGCGGACAGCTGGCGTCCTGA
- a CDS encoding TetR/AcrR family transcriptional regulator, with amino-acid sequence MAKNHKDAEQGRSASVRRIRHQGRNGRLSRERVLATALELVDREGLSAMSMRRVGAELGVEAMTLYRYASSKDAMLDGLVEALYLELDVALAADPLGAEPDWRAELHRVARATHQVAMAHPHVVPLLATRMLAVPLARRPLAVLKDHERVLVLLEQAGLDESTASMVCRAITAWILGYAFVELQAMVDNSEETEPAFRLGLHRMPVQELPRLRKTAPAIAEHGGPEGLAAGLDALLDRFAPNAR; translated from the coding sequence ATGGCGAAGAACCACAAGGACGCCGAGCAGGGACGGAGCGCGAGCGTGCGCCGCATCCGGCACCAGGGCCGCAACGGTCGGCTCAGCCGGGAACGCGTGCTGGCCACCGCCCTCGAACTGGTCGACCGCGAGGGCCTCTCGGCGATGAGCATGCGCAGGGTGGGGGCCGAGCTCGGCGTCGAGGCGATGACCCTCTACCGGTACGCGTCGAGCAAGGACGCGATGCTGGACGGCCTGGTCGAAGCCCTCTATCTGGAACTGGACGTAGCGCTGGCAGCCGACCCGCTCGGCGCGGAACCCGACTGGCGGGCCGAACTGCACCGGGTCGCCCGGGCGACCCACCAGGTGGCCATGGCGCACCCGCATGTGGTTCCCCTGCTGGCGACCCGCATGCTGGCCGTACCTCTGGCCCGCCGGCCACTCGCGGTACTCAAGGACCACGAGCGCGTACTTGTCCTCCTCGAACAGGCGGGACTGGACGAGAGCACCGCTTCCATGGTCTGCCGGGCGATCACTGCCTGGATTCTCGGCTACGCGTTCGTGGAGTTGCAGGCCATGGTCGACAACTCCGAGGAGACCGAGCCCGCGTTCCGGCTCGGCCTGCACCGCATGCCCGTCCAGGAACTTCCCCGGCTGCGGAAGACCGCCCCGGCCATCGCCGAACACGGCGGCCCGGAGGGGCTGGCGGCCGGCCTGGACGCACTCCTCGACCGCTTCGCACCGAACGCCCGCTGA